The following proteins are co-located in the Phragmites australis chromosome 10, lpPhrAust1.1, whole genome shotgun sequence genome:
- the LOC133930693 gene encoding protein GET1-like isoform X1 produces the protein MSPAALFVFLLVSALQMLDRVLDLARKRGSFSDDQLKLRMEITQLLKEASALSTPSTFAQAAKLKRLAAAKEKDMAKLQELNIKGKQSLYDQYGRVLLITKVLIYGVLIMWFWSTPVTTVPQHLLQPFGRMFSWRGVDAATGRVVVGILPWLFLTSRVSNLLSQKLAPIFLHP, from the exons ATGTCCCCGGCGGCTTTGttcgtcttcctcctcgtctCCGCGCTGCAGATGCTCGACCGCGTCCTCGATCTCGCCAGAAAG AGGGGATCATTTAGTGATGATCAGCTCAAACTACGGATGGAGATCACGCAACTTCTCAAGGAGGCTAGTGCACTGTCAAC GCCATCGACGTTTGCGCAAGCTGCGAAACTCAAGCGGCTGGCTGCTGCTAAAGAGAAGGATATGGCAAAAC TACAAGAGCTGAACATTAAAGGGAAGCAGTCATTATATGACCAATATGGAAGAGTTCTGTTGATCACCAAG GTTCTAATTTATGGTGTGCTCATTATGTGGTTTTGGAGTACTCCTGTAACTACTGTTCCCCAGCATCTGCTACAGCCGTTCG GAAGGATGTTTTCCTGGAGAGGTGTAGATGCTGCTACAGGCCGCGTTGTG GTTGGAATTCTCCCATGGCTATTTTTGACCTCTCGTGTCAGCAATCTGCTGAGCCAAAAACTCGCACCCATATTTCTGCATCCTTAG
- the LOC133930693 gene encoding protein GET1-like isoform X2 codes for MSPAALFVFLLVSALQMLDRVLDLARKRGSFSDDQLKLRMEITQLLKEASALSTPSTFAQAAKLKRLAAAKEKDMAKLQELNIKGKQSLYDQYGRVLLITKVLIYGVLIMWFWSTPVTTVPQHLLQPFVMAFIGLVLFYPKDKYAFSRRIICFKKLFPLFCKLLHAFDKLLK; via the exons ATGTCCCCGGCGGCTTTGttcgtcttcctcctcgtctCCGCGCTGCAGATGCTCGACCGCGTCCTCGATCTCGCCAGAAAG AGGGGATCATTTAGTGATGATCAGCTCAAACTACGGATGGAGATCACGCAACTTCTCAAGGAGGCTAGTGCACTGTCAAC GCCATCGACGTTTGCGCAAGCTGCGAAACTCAAGCGGCTGGCTGCTGCTAAAGAGAAGGATATGGCAAAAC TACAAGAGCTGAACATTAAAGGGAAGCAGTCATTATATGACCAATATGGAAGAGTTCTGTTGATCACCAAG GTTCTAATTTATGGTGTGCTCATTATGTGGTTTTGGAGTACTCCTGTAACTACTGTTCCCCAGCATCTGCTACAGCCGTTCG TGATGGCATTTATTGGATTAGTTCTATTCTATCCAAAAGATAAGTATGCTTTCAGCAGAAGAATAATCTGCTTCAAGAAATTATTCCCCCTTTTCTGTAAATTACTGCATGCATTTGATAAGTTACTAAAATGA
- the LOC133930694 gene encoding uncharacterized protein LOC133930694: MALSSTAEEKKTAAEIVAALDLQRHPDGGFYLETFRDPSISLPKSTLPPCYKVDRAVSSSIYFLLPAGEIARLHRIPCAETWHYYMGESLTVFEVHDDGQIKMTVVGPDLRHGQKPQYTVPPNVWFGAFLTCDIESFTEDGSVFVKTPGRDPALHYSFVGVTCAPAFQFEDNELATREDIKALAPKAETFINYLAPS, from the exons ATGGCGCTCTCGAGCAcggcggaggagaagaagacgGCGGCGGAGATCGTCGCCGCGCTGGATCTGCAGCGCCACCCCGACGGCGGATTCTACCTGGAGACCTTCCGCGACCCCTCCATTTCCCTCCCCAAGTCCACCCTCCCGCCCTGCT ATAAGGTGGACCGTGCTGTGAGCAGCTCCATCTATTTCCTGCTGCCTGCTGGGGAAATTGCTCGGCTGCACCGCATCCCTTGTGCTGAAACCTGGCACTACTACATGGGAGAATCTCTCACG GTGTTTGAGGTGCACGATGATGGGCAAATCAAGATGACAGTTGTTGGTCCTGATCTACGACATGGGCAGAAACCACAATATACGGTCCCTCCAAATGTGTGGTTCGGTGCCTTCTTGACCTGTGATATTGAGTCCTTCACGGAAGATGGAAGTGTATTTGTCAAGACTCCTGGAAGAGACCCTGCGCTGCATTATTCGTTTGTTGGTGTAACCTGTGCTCCAGCATTCCAGTTTGAGGACAATGAACTGGCAACGCGTGAGGACATAAAAGCTTTGGCTCCTAAGGCTGAAACTTTCATCAATTACCTTGCACCATCTTAG
- the LOC133930695 gene encoding 20 kDa chaperonin, chloroplastic-like, which produces MSSVRLSGAGVAAVAFTNKGLASQPSALRICSSRRSFRSLVIRAATVVTPKYTSLKPLGDRVLVKLSSAEEKTVGGILLPSTAQTKPQGGEVVAVGAGRTIGDKKIEVGIEIGAQVVYSKYAGTEVEFNDSKHLILKEDDIIGILKTDDVKDMKPLNDRVLIKVAEAEDKTPGGLILTETTKEKPSIGTVVAVGPGPLDEEGKRQPLSVPAGSTVLYSKYAGSEFKGADGTGYIVLRASDVMAVLS; this is translated from the exons ATGTCGTCGGTGCGGCTCTCTGGTGCCGGAGTTGCCGCTGTGGCCTTCACGAATAAGGGCCTAGCCTCGCAGCCGTCGGCGCTCAGGATCTGCTCGTCGAGGCGCTCGTTCCGTAGTCTGGTCATCAGGGCCGCCACTGTTGTCACCCCGAAG TACACTTCACTGAAGCCTCTGGGAGACAGAGTTCTCGTGAAGCTAAGCTCAGCTGAGGAGAAGACGGTTGGTGGGATTTTGCTTCCATCGACCGCACAGACTAAACCACAAGGAGGTGAAGTTGTTGCTGTTGGAGCAGGAAGGACCATTGGGGATAAGAAAATAGAGGTCGGCATCGAG ATCGGGGCTCAAGTTGTATATTCAAAGTATGCTGGGACTGAGGTTGAATTCAATGACTCCAAGCATCTCATTCTAAAAGAGGACGACATCATTGGTATTCTTAAGACCGATGATGTGAAGGATATGAAGCCTCTCAATGACCGTGTTCTCATCAAG GTTGCAGAAGCAGAAGACAAAACTCCTGGGGGTCTTATCCTAACTGAAACAACTAAAGAGAAGCCATCCATCGGAACG GTTGTAGCTGTTGGCCCTGGCCCTCTCGACGAGGAAGGCAAGAGGCAGCCACTGTCAGTGCCGGCGGGCAGCACCGTGCTGTACTCCAAGTATGCAGGAAGCGAGTTCAAGGGCGCCGACGGCACAGGTTACATCGTTTTGAGAGCGTCCGATGTGATGGCTGTTCTGTCCTGA